The Mobula hypostoma chromosome 5, sMobHyp1.1, whole genome shotgun sequence region CTTTAAAGAGTAGCTTTGAATGGTAGGAAGTGATGAAATCAGTCAGATTTCATGCAGTCTGTTGACTGTTCatggtaatttatttttattctttctacttttctaatatttatatctgtgcacttgtagtgctactgtgacactgtgatttcctttgcgatcaataaagtatctatctagtCAAGGAGTAGTGGATACAGGCAACAATTGTTATATTGAACAGGTAGAAAGCCTGTGGCCAATTGCACTTTGACATCATGCATGCATTGGTATTCTCGACCCCGTTTTTGTAGCCAACCAATCTAACTTCCAAGCTCTTCATAACACAATCTAAATGATTTCAAACTTACATAAATACACACAGTAAGTAGCTTTTAAAATACAAGgcttataatttttattatttatttataatttcatATAAAATATACATTATCAAATTAAACAAGATATATAAATAGATTTATTTAAAATACATTCTTCAGtgcaatttttctttttttatgaaAATTAAGCTTATTCATGAGTTTGTAAAATGTTATTCACTATTTTGAAATTCTTATAATctttgtgcaataaaggaacCTTTTACAAAATTCAGCTATTACAATCCAGTAATCACAAAGGAGTAGAGAGTAGTTCAAACAGGCGATGACAATATTCGTTTGTAATGAACAATGACCCACATCAACAGGtttaggagcagttattacccctcaccggtcaggatcttgaaccagagaggataacttcacttaccccaactCTAAATGGTTCCcgcaacttatggactcactttcaagggctcataatctcatgttcttgatacttattgctaattcatttattattaagtttttttgtttttgtatttgcacagcttgttatcttttgcacattggttgtttatcttattgtgtccagttttacATTAATTCAAttgtttgtatttactgtgaatatacAGTAtaggtattttgataataaatttactttgaacattgtatTGAGACTTATTATTGTCctactgatttacttaaatcttTGTCATCAACCAAACAGCTTCACATCGGGAATATCACCCTTAAAAAATTCCtcttaaaaagaaagcaaattcCCTATTCAGGCATTGCTTAACTAAATAAAATAGTTGATAAACTTAGAATACAAAAATTAAACTTCACAGTGTTTCACAGTAAACAAATATTGAATGAGAGAAAGCAAATGTACAACTGACATAAATAAAGAAAACTTAGCTCAAAAATAACATCAATCATGAAAGTTAACGGGAATTCTAGGAGGATTTAGAGATTTTAACAACGTCATTCCTCTACATATCTGTATTTGTTTACTTGtcaatattaaaaaaacacactcaaatagtaactgcattgatatatgAAGCCTTGCAACTTACTTGTGCTACTGGGTTTGCTACTTGGCCAAAGGCACATTCTTAAGGCCTAAAATGGACACCTCTTATTagttttgcttttttaaaaaaaacctttgctTGTATTTTTCTTACAGCTTTTCTTAAATTAAATGAGCATGCTTCTGAAGGAATGCCAACCACAAGGAGGTTAGCAAcaattttttgatttttttgcaAAAGAGGTTGATACCACTAAAGAAAATACAGTGCTGCTGAGTTTCACTCACTCTGGAGCTGAATTGTCTTCTGCAGGTCTCTCAGAAAATGATTTGAAGGTACTGAGTATATTGAAGAAGTGTCTCAGTTgaaaacatcagctctttattcctctccataggtactgcctgatctgctgagttcctccagcattttgtatgtgttactctggatttccaacatctgcataatctcttgtgctTAATACTGCTGAGCATTTTATGAATGATGCAGACTAAATAATACATAGAACATGATTTCAAAAATTGATTTGAATCTAAAATTTCAGAGTCgtatttcttctgcttctctttctctaTAATTTTCTTCAAAAAGGACCTGTGGAGCCCAAGTATTAGCACAAGCATATACAAAGGGTCTTCTCGGATCTTGTCTGAATCAGAGCTATAAAACAATTCCGCTTGCTGAAGTTACAAGTTCAAGAAGTTCCCCTTCCACAAAAAACTTAAAATTTCCCAGCTGACTGGCTTCTGTGGCTATTTTCactttagattttaaaaaaataattaattttctTGCTTTCTGTTGCTGGACAGGCCAGGCAGCCCTTGGAGAAACAGTAGCCAATGCATACAGTTTGGCTGTTTGTTTATTCATTGAACAGATGGAATTACTCCAAAACAATATTTAGTTAATATGGAGCCAACTATCAGGCAGTGAAAGTGCAACCATTACAGATACCGTATCATTGACCAAAGGAGGACTGTTTCTACACATCTGTGACTGGGAAGCAGCCTGGATGTTTTGCTTAAGAAATAGATGTTGAATATGAGGGGCtgcttcttctttttaaactttcacATTCACTGTACTTCTACAGTAAGACGCGATTGTATGCCAGCTCAGTTTAACAGAAATGTCCACAGTTCTCATTTCCCAGAAGAAAAACTTGAGGTGTTGCATTCaaaacattctttccacttcAAGCAGAGGAGAGTTCATATCAGCGATCTGGCTTCGGCAATTTTTCTCTTGactaaatacaaagaaaaagatATACATAACTGTGCATACATCTATTTACTGCAAATTACTTAATCATATAGCCCAATAAGGAGATTTATGACTCTGTGGAAGATTTCAGTTCAATGTGTTAAAACAACACTAATCTGTTCACAGACATTCTTTAAGCTATCTCAGCCAACTTTATTTCTTCAGTTTCGCCAGTCCTTTAACTAATAAGTCCAAACACTCTCATAAAGTCAGAAATACAAATTGCACatcaaacaaaatatttccaAGTGGCTCACTTGTTGTCCTACCAAGAAATACTGTTGAAAGGTAGGTAACCTTTATGACTGATTTGTGGATATGCAATCCTCAGGGTAAATCTCAGTCCTTCTACTTTTGACCATAATGATGTGTCATTCTAAAACTTTACCTGTATCTCTACAGACTCAAGTTTTGAATATTAAGtaagggggtgggtggggtgagggTTCAGGTTCCTTTTCTGCTAATGCAATCATAAGATTTATGACAATATAAAGGCAGAAGCAAGAAAAATGTCATTTCTAAAATATGAGTTAGCCTTTTGCATGTGATGGGGGTCTGGGAATAGTGGTTTGGGAATAGTGGTTTGTGGTGTGGTAGGGGATGGTAGGGAAGATGGATGGTAACATCAATTAATTCCTGTTCCCATAATATACATGATTTTACTTTCTGTTGAATAGAAGTAGCTGCTCTGCTACATCATGTCCATTTCATTGGATTTTCACTTGACAAAAGCTTTAAGGATGCTTCTTCAGTTTTAATCTCAATCCTTCTGTTATGTCATGAGTTTGGAGATTTGAATCCACTGAACGATCAGTAGCATAATATTGACTTCTTATGTCCAATCACTGATCGTAATCCTGAATGCAGAACCCTGTTCTTGCTCAATATCCGTAAAAGTCCACTTGCCTGCAAGATCACTGGGCAATGATCAGGAGATGGAACTTGTCAGATTTCTCCTCTCCAGTAACAAGAGGCTCTGAGGACTGTTATAGCTGAGGGTTGGGCACCTCATGGGCAGGAGTGCATTCTGGACAAGGAGGACAGCATTTTAATTTAAGCTTTGTTGATGTCtcaataaaattattttaaaacaaagAAATTAAAGCCTTAAATCTGCCTTGGCTGAGAGACATTTCAGTTTACTGGATGGAAAGGTTAAGCTTCACTCTAGTTAAACCATAATTACTTAAAAGTACTGCAAAGGTTTAATGATTTGTTTAGGGCTAAGCTTGTTTTATGGTAAAGGGGGTTCCTTTTTGAAGGTTAGTTGTGATAGTTTTTGATTTCTCTTTCTCCATTTAAGTGTATTATGATTTTCAATGCTCAGATATTTAATTGCCTAACAAAGGCAGTTACCTAGTGTAAAATTACATTTCTCAGAATAAACTGATTGAAACATCTGAACTCTTTAATGACTATCCTATATGGCATAAAGAAACATTTTCTTCATGTACAACAATTACTTACCTTGCCAATGTCTTCTTAATTTTATCAGGATAATAATGACTCCAAGAAGAACTGACAAAGAAATAATGATTGTGGCAATGAGGTAACTCCTCCTTATTAATGTGATTGTATTCTCCGGCAGGTCATCAATGCTTTTTATTTCTGGAAAAAAAAGGGTAGTGATAATTAAACCTTGTGTACTTCAAGTCAAActttagaaattaaaaagtagtatGTTAAAATAATAGTATGGTTGCTAACAACAGCTGGATGTTATCATCTCAAAATGTCTGACTCCTTGCAAGTAGTGACAGAACAGACTCTATATCCCTGTGATAGATTCCTAATGCTACCCTAGCAGATTTTAAACTTTCCACTCAATATCTATTTTCCTGAGTTCTTCTGAGAGCTTAATTACTAATTAGAGAAGAATAGAAGACAATTCAAAAAGCAAGAAGATAGCCTTTTGCTAACTGCATTTGAAATACATAGTACTGTGTGGCAGGGTGGCGATACGTCtctacaaaggaggtgtaaggcactcatCCCTCCGCTATCCTGCAGGTCTAAGCAGAAGTGACACCTGCTTAGACCCTCAATCAGGGTCAGATGAAGCCaccagagcaggtggtggatggtcatatgagcaaccgCTGCATGGATatacgaccactgatgccaggcaaacaaTTTATgacgagtattgataatagctgggttcagccatcttgtaaagacactgcccagaagaaggcaatggcaaatcatttCTGTGgaataatttgccaagaacaaccatagTCAAGACCACGATTGCCCATGTCTTAAGACAGGGCACATAATGATTGAATGAAGTACTGCTCCACAAAATTATGCTAGTACTGTGTTTAAAAGTATTCTGTCATGGGTGCTTTTCTTCCATTATTGCTGCAAACACATCTTAATATAGATTTGCAGAGGATAATATTCATAGGAATGCACAAAAATAGTTGTAGTGCTTAAGTTAACATCGTTTTCCAATTATAGTGTTGGTGATTCTGAAAAAGAAATGGTATGTGtggtatgtgacaaataaatgagTGATATATGTAAGGTATGTATGGTATGTGACAAATAACTGAGTGATATATGTAAGTTGCATCACCGTATTAATATTGTTTATGCTATCTATATAGTATAACTAGAAAAAAACATATTTGAAAAGATGAGATTCTAAGAAAATTTCTTTTTTAAAGCTGGGTTTATAGAACATGGAAATGCCAATCACAAAATTGAAGGTACTAATGTAACAAATTGAGTAAATATTGTTTTAAGTGTATTTagcaaaaataaacagaagtgaCCTACCTTTAATTTGTAAAACTGCAGAAGTAGACATATTAAGGTCTTTAATCCAAAACATGCATACATATGTTTCGTTAGTCTCTGCCCGTATTCTAAGTACACTGCGTATGTTATAGAGTCCATTGGTGCCAGTAAAATGGGTGGTATTGGCCGTTTTATTAAGGTCAGCTCCATTTGCATTGTACCACATGACTTCAGCTAAGGGGTACCCAGATGATTGGCAAATAAATTCTGTCTCCATTTTTCCCTTGGTGTTGAGGGTCTCTATGTCTTTATATGATGCTGTAAAATAGAATTGCAATATTTGATTTAATTTGGAGACGATACTACAAAAACTTGTCACATTTCTAGCATAGTAAAGTATCCCAAGACTCTTCAGAAGAGCATTATTCAATAGCCCAAAATTTAAAGAGATGTATGGTAGTTAACCAGATTTTTGGCTCACACACAGTATGTTCAAGTAAGTGAAGATAGGCGGAAAGATATAAAAGTTTAGGGAGGAGATGCCAGAGCTTAAGACTTGGAAGATGAAGGTATTGTTGCTggtgaattattttatttttctggaTGCCACAGTTGTTGGCAAGGCCCACAATTTTTGCTTACCATTCATTATGTAAATGGTGTTCAGCTATCTTCTTTGCTTGCTGCAGGTTGAACGTTTTAGGATTATGACTCAGGAATAATGAAGGAACAACAATACATTTTCATGTCAAGATGATAGGTGATTGAAGGGGAATCTGTAGCAACTAATGTTGGGATGGAACGTGGTCACGAATTAAGGGAGTATGGACATATTGGAGATTTGGAGAAGGTTGCAGAAAAGCAAGGGCAAGGCTAAGAGGAAGTCTAAAGTTCCAAAGGCCTTATAGCAGCAGATTATCTTTTGAAGTTTAGTTATGTACAGTCTACTTAACACAGCAGAGAACTCTTATTGGTATTTTCTTAAGCTCCAGCTTAGAGCTTTTAGTTATCATCCTATTCATTGTCATCAGATGGGAAATCTGCTTCAGGTGAAGTTAATTTTTCTGGCACAAATGTGGAGCCAAGTGGTGCATGTTCACGCCTTGTTTACACAAGTTTTGACTCTCCTTTCTGGGCATCAATGGGATGGCATATCTGAGATCAAGAATTCACTATACAAGATGTAAACATATATTCTGTTTATGTGTTCTGGTGAGAAGACTATAAACAGAATCAAAATCGATCAGCTACTAGACTAGAAATGAGGAGTTGCCTTGCTTACCTGTGACTCTCAGAGCAGATTCTTTGTAATCCACACCATTGAGAGAAATAACACAACGGTAGGTCCCTGCATCACTCACTCTCACTTGGTTGATCTCCAGTACAGCACGCCCATTGTGAAGCTCATCCAGTAACAGGGCTACTCTTTCTCTATATTCGACGGACTGGTCCTCGAGAACAGCTTTCCCATTGAGTACTTTATATACCAGCTGAGAAGTTCCATTTTCCAGGATGTGATACCAGTATACTCTTAACATATTTACTTGGAAATTAGATTCAACTGGAAATATGCACTCCATAGTGATGTTATTCCCGTAGGATGCAGTATAGAACAGTCTTGGAGCAGTGACCATAAAAAGAGCTGAAACATCAAAACTTGGAGTTACTGAAATGATACAGTATCTGCATGACTGTTAAGGAGTGAATTTCTCTGGTAGTTCCCCCAATCCTGTTGATAGACCAGCCCTGGAGAAATAGCAATGACACCATTTTTTCCAAGGTTTCTACCACATTACTACTGGTGAGCTATCAGGAGACAACCCATGGAAATACACCCTGTGGTTAACTGAAACAAACAACTTGATTTGGCCAGAAGATTGTATTTGAAATTTGAATGACTGAGAGACGAAATAGTAGCCAGAAAGCTAAGGCGAATTATATTTACAATATGCAGTTGTTTATAACTATCTAGTTAATTAGTAATTCAGTTCTGGTGAATGACAATGTTATCTGACCCCGCATCAATTTCAAATTACATTTCACTTTGCTTATAATTTGGCACTTATGACTAGactaaattactggaagttattttgtttctctttctactgTGAACCAATGCTATATACTGTCTATGTGGGCTGAGAGCTGTTCTGAGAAATTTCTCTCTGGGAGTTTCCACCTACACAGCAGTTTATGGGGAAGCATAATTAACAGACTATATACTTCCATTCTTTATATCTTCTCCTGAAGCCTTTTGCCCTGGAGGGTCAGGCAATTGAGAGCCAGAAGCCCACACATCTACAGGATTGTTTCAGGAAGTCACAATTTTGATACCATATGTGCAAGTCGATGCATCAGAATTCTGTCCCCACCCTCACTGCTTAAAatcaaacaattttttaaaatcactgtAAACAAATCTAGAATCACTTTGGTCTGCTTGATTGTAAGTGAAtcagtgacatcacaaaaaccaggAGAAAAGTACACTGACAGCAGAGGAGAATGCATTGTAGCACTGGTTTGCTTCAAGTGCCTTTTCATGACTGATATGGTTGGTTTTGTTGGCTATAAATCCCATCATAGTTTGAATCAGTCATCAACTAGAGATTCAAAGAGAAAGCACCTTAGAGAATGTTAAAGGATTCTTAAACCTGTTCTCTCTGGAACACCATATGTTTTTCAATCTACATTGTTTTGCTCAAGTGCATGTCTATTGCTGAAGAAGTACTTAATAAATTCAAAGATTAATGTCATACCTGCATTCGAGGGAATGTGAGCTCCCAGAATAAACAGTAATGAGATTATCTTCATCTTTCCGAAGCTACCTGAAGAAAATCATAATTTCCAACCCATTAGTTACATTTTATTAAAGGAATTGTAAAATacgtcattgtttttttttgaataagtgtcaggcctgcacagataGACACCTTCCAGTCTGTTAATGAGGATCACTTGCTagtcatttccaactcatcacctgcagcctatttgagCTGTGCTTGCATCCATGTTCCTTGTTCACTCATAAGAACCAGcaagcctcaaccagttgctcctagtctTCAGTAACCTTGATGCCTTGTTGTGCATCATGTTTTGTGACCCCTTTAGGCTTGTTCTTTTGCAGTTGTTCATTAAAGTTATCTAtcactgctaaatcatctccGCTGTTCTGCTTTGGGGCAAAACCTTCTCCACATTTCCTGTCAGGATGAGCGAGCTGGACGGCCAGGTGAGGCGTGGGTCTTGAGAGGAGAGCCAggggtaacccaagatgagaggagtCAATAAGGAGGAGCCAGATGGACTCATCTCCAGCTGGTGGTGCTGTTTTCCAGGACGCAATGGGCATCTGATATGTGGGTGATTGGTGCACAGGTTGATTTTCCAATGATGCTCATGCTCTTGCGGGATTAAGGGAGCTCTTCCTAACTGCTTGGATTCTGGAGGCGTTTGTTGAtgagggtcctgcagcctgaaatgattctgggaatggaggCTCATCCCATAAGATGCTTGTCAAATCAGAGGGCCAGACTGATAAAGCTTTTGAGGTCCATGGGCATCTCATGGGtagacagctcatctttcaagcATTCTGAAAGGGTGTGATGGCAATGGGACAACAGTGCTTTCACATTCCAGCCGTACTCCGCTGCGAGGGTTCTGGATTCCATGTTGTAACCCAGCTGAGTGCGAGCTTTGACACAGGCATTGTATTGATCCGCTGCCTCCCTTTCACTTCCTGTATGATTGAAAACCCAGTGACTCCCAGCGGGTGAATTCCTCGTATTTATTGCAAATGGCtgttttattgtcccagttagcagCAGCTCAGGTCAGAGCTCACCCAATCAAGAGAGAGACGACAAAAGCAATCTTGGCTTGGTCCATAAcatacagagatggctggagctcGAAGGCAAGAAGTTGCGGCACCACGTTGGGGATCCATTGAAGTGTTTGGACGCTTGAGACCAGGAGTTggagggaggaggttgactgTGGCAGAGTTGCTGTATCGAGACGGAGCAACTGGTAGAGGCTGGCTGGTTTATATGAACGAACTAGGTGTATGAATGAGAGTTGGGTTTAACTAGGCTGCAGGTGGTGAGCTGGAAATGATTAGCAGGTTATTCCTGTTAGCCTGGTGTAAGCCTGAAACCAAGAAGTAAAACTAACCTCATAAACTAAATCAAAAATGGATTCAATTTATGGTTTACAACATCTATGGATAAATTTAAGCTAATAAAAATCATGTCTTATTTAGTTAAACTATTACAAAGTAGATtattacaaatacaaaatgacGATCAGTTGAGGTCTCCCTACTATTAGAAGTGACAAGTTGTCATTACAAATCAAATCAATATCCATGCTGATTCTGTAATTAACTTACAGATAAACGGAAATTTCATTGCTATTTTAGAAAGCATCACATACTACATTGCCCTACGACTGTGCCAATTATTCCAACAAActatggaaggggtatggagggctatggtccaaatGCAGATTGATGGGACGAGGCGGAATAATGGTTCTACACCATCTAGATTAGCCAAACgtcctgtctctgtgctgtagtgctctaagtTTCTACGACCAAGTTAATTCAATCATCAGTGTACAGCTACAACATACACCTTCCAGTTACAAGTTTGTGCCTTAATGACATTGTGCAAGGAGCAGTGCTCATGACAACAATTAACACATTTCTCGGCAACTTTAATTTCCTGAGCATATAGCCACAGTGATGCTTCCCTCTATCCCCAGTAGTTGCTGTCTGGATCAGCCTACTTGATTTTCCTTTGGTTGAAACCTGAGAGTGTGGTCTGCACACTGACCCACAGGTGCTCAGTTCAGCTGTTCTTTATGTTCACTACCAGCAGTGTGGCAGCATGCCATGCTCCTTAATGAAAAGTCACTGCCCACCAACCCACCAGTATAGGATACCAATGAACACAAGCTGAAGGACCCGCTCTGTTCCTCCGGCTTCCCTAacgctccagattccagcgtcaGCAGCCTTCTGCGCACCCAGCCTAGAATACATCTCTAAGACCTATCTTACGCTCTCAGCATAACAGCTCAGAGCAGCTGGAAAAAGCCACTCTATGCACCAATAGCTGACCCACCTCACCTAAGTCATTGTGATCAATAGTGATACAAATAAAATGTAACGACAAGCAAAAAAACTCCTTCAGACTCAACAACACAAGCCTCTAGAATTAAATGTATTTTCAAAAAAATCATAACGTTTCACTCATGTTAAGATCAGctgataattttatttattacaatGAATTGTTCTAATTTATTTTTCACTAACTACTATAATGCCATTACTTAATTCCTGACTTTTTAAGATATCTTTCTCTTTTTGTTATGTAATGTCTTCCATCTTATTGTATGGGTAAAAATTGTTTAAACCAATACAGTAATAACAATCGGAGCAGGTTAATAGCAAGCAGCTAGCCTTACCGTCCTCTCGTGTGTCAGTGAACTGTTGAACCAGCAGGCTGCAGTGCAACAGCCCGGGCTGTTATTGCCGTTAAATACATTGCTATAGTATTTCCTGTACGTCACCCATTCCAGTTAGTGTTACGATCGCCAGTAAAGGTTGTCAGGAAAACCCTTATCTTTTTTAGGTGCAAACAAATTCCCTCGTGGTTATCAGGAAAGGAGTACGTAAAGAGCAGAATCATCCGTCGATGATGGTTCTCGCACGTTTTTCCTCGGTCATGAACATTCAACTTTGTATGACTGCCGTTTGTCGGAATTTCAATCCATGAATCCCGGCGCGAATTTAATGGCGGGGATCATGTACAATTAAGACAGTTCTGAGAGCGATATGTTGGCGAATTTCTTCACTCGCCGCAACACTCCCGAACATGGAAAGACTATTTGGTTATCTATTTCCTTATTTCATAAACTAGTTTTGTCAAAGGGAAGCCAATATTGCATGGTACAGGTCTCCCTGGCTTATGAACGTCCAACTTACCGAACCCCTACTTGCGAAAAAGCTCCCATAATATTAATTTTAAAAGTACACGAGCAACCACGAACGGCAGAATTAGTTTTCTCTCTCTTTAAGTAAattgtcctttttttaaaatcaacctTGTGTACCTTTAATGCCACTCAATGCAATACTGTGGAGGTGTGATTACTATGTGGAGTGacttttgtgtattttctgaccCAGGGACACATTAGATTTAAGGACATTTGTAAAAGCAGAATTGGTTTGTTTCGTGTGTTTGTCTGTAACTAGTTTCTAGAAGACCTTGTGTGCTGTGTCCATTGAAGTGGTCTATTCAGTTTTTTAACCCAATCCTGTTGAAGGAGGCTTGAATACTGAGGTTTCAGAATAAAatatttttagaacatagaacagtacagcacagcacagtacaggcccttcaacccacaatgttgtgccgaccctcaaaccctgcctcctatataacccctcaccttaaattccgccatatacctgtctagtagtctcttaaatttcagtagtgtatctgcctccaccactgactcaggcagtgcattccatgcaccaaccactctctgagtaaaaaaccttcctctaatagcccccttgaacttcccacccctaacCTTAaagcccatgtcctcttgtattgagcagtggtgccctggggaagatgcgctggctatccactctatctattcctcttaaaaaGTAAGCCTTTCCTCTTTTGAAAGTAAGCATCAAATAGATAATGTTATTCAGTGCATTCAATTGCAATTGACACGGAAATATGTATATTAAGAAATTATTTCAAGTTAATTTGGATAAATGGGAAAGGAGGAACCAGAATTAAGTCTGAAAAAAGACAAAGCGGAGAGATCTGGACATTAAagaaatcaaaggatatgggtCAGAACTGGGAAATGTGTTTGAGGCATAATGGATAAGGTGACAAGCAGTCAAGAATTTGCAAAGTTTGTGTCACAAAAGTGTCAGACAGAGGCCATCTCCAGCAAGAGTGAGTTGAATCAGTCACCTTTGGTATTCAGTGACTGACTTCCCCATCATAAGTATCTGGGCTCATCATTGATCAGAAACTCATTGGCCCACCTGTATAAATGTGCCATTACTTGGGATTATGGGGCCATCCAAAGGCACTGCACAGGCTTTTACCTGCCCAGGGGAATGTCCTCACAATTTCTCAATATCATTGCATTTTTGTATATATTGTGCGTCATGAGATACTAATTTGCCTATCCTGGATCACCTTTCCCATGAATCTTTCAATTATAAGGAGAAACTGGATAGGTTGAGTTTGTTATTCCTGGAGCAGAGGGGACTGAGAGGGAACTGGACAGAGGCATATGGAACATGGACTGGCATACGTTTTGCATAAATGATCATGAACTCCTCATTGCAGAGTTGTACAAGacagagggcataagtttaaagtGAGGTGTAAGAGGTTTGAGAATTATGTTGAAGAATGGTGATCAGAATTTGGAATAAACTATCTGGGGGTGTGGAGGCAGGTACTCTCACACCATCTGGGTAAGTACCTGTATCAGCAAGGCATTGTAGgtttggtaaatgggattagtggagCTAGGGTCTTGATGGTTGACATGCAGATGGTggaatgtgattttttttaaaattaagaagGTCACTGTGGTTTTGGAACATATACCAGAATATAATTACCAAAAGAGATTGTGCTCTTCTGATATTCATACTGCAGTACTAGAAAAACAAGAATTTTGTTCAGAGAAATTGTTACATCATGGAAATTAGAGATTAACTCAATTTATTTCTATGACTGCCTGTTACTGTTTTGATTCTATTCATTTCCTGTTCCTAGTTTCACCAGGTATATTGTGAGAGAATTAAGGTTAATGGCCTGATTTGTAATAAGTTTATAATTAGAATGGCGTGGGAAAGGTAGAACATCTATTAAATTTGCATATATACCATTT contains the following coding sequences:
- the LOC134347349 gene encoding programmed cell death 1 ligand 1-like, yielding MNMLHHSKDMHREIAEMTNRNKEQSRTGIIQDKDGNILFEKDKVEGRWMEYIRDLYYYGQVSEKNTEGPEILVPEVRASIGKLKTGKVCGVDGITAEMLKCLGNSEVEEIMKLCKTIYSTGKWPTDFVVSEFVMIPKKILQYEYQKSTISFGNYILPGLLHCSLLVQQFTDTREDGSFGKMKIISLLFILGAHIPSNAALFMVTAPRLFYTASYGNNITMECIFPVESNFQVNMLRVYWYHILENGTSQLVYKVLNGKAVLEDQSVEYRERVALLLDELHNGRAVLEINQVRVSDAGTYRCVISLNGVDYKESALRVTASYKDIETLNTKGKMETEFICQSSGYPLAEVMWYNANGADLNKTANTTHFTGTNGLYNIRSVLRIRAETNETYVCMFWIKDLNMSTSAVLQIKEIKSIDDLPENTITLIRRSYLIATIIISLSVLLGVIIILIKLRRHWQVKRKIAEARSLI